The following are encoded together in the Pseudomonas sediminis genome:
- a CDS encoding OprD family porin, with product MTARNIIPLALLGSTALALVMPTATHAAGFVDDAKVTLGLRNYYFNRNYLNNTDPRIQGELQGQAEGWTQSFILDARSGFTEGTVGFGLDVLGLYSIKLDGNRGAANTNLMPIHDDGQAADQFGRTAVAAKAKISKTELKVGEWFAVLPILRADDGRSLPQTFQGAQVTSNEIDGLTLYGGQFWKNSQRHDASREEMAFNSGTPAGLVKGDDFNFAGGEYRFNGNNTMVGVWHARLEDVYQQSYVQLTHSQPVGDWVLGANLGYVTGKEEGAAKAGNLDNKVYQGALTAKTGNNSFMVAYQKLSGDTKFMRIDGASGGTLVNDGFTNSYDNPEERSWQIRHDYNFAGLGIPGLTLMNRYVSGSNIDVYTNGVKTRENAEEWGRESELAYTIQEGTLKNLSIRWRNSDVRRDAGQDLHENRLIINYPLSIL from the coding sequence ATGACCGCACGCAACATCATTCCATTGGCCCTGCTCGGCAGCACGGCTCTGGCCCTGGTTATGCCGACCGCCACGCACGCCGCCGGCTTCGTCGACGACGCCAAAGTCACCCTCGGCCTGCGCAACTATTACTTCAACCGCAACTACCTGAATAACACCGATCCGCGAATTCAGGGCGAACTCCAGGGCCAGGCCGAAGGCTGGACTCAGAGCTTCATTCTCGATGCCCGTTCCGGCTTCACCGAAGGCACCGTCGGTTTCGGCCTGGATGTGCTCGGCCTTTACAGCATCAAGCTGGACGGCAACCGCGGCGCTGCCAACACCAACCTGATGCCGATTCACGACGACGGCCAGGCTGCTGACCAGTTCGGCCGTACCGCCGTGGCGGCAAAAGCCAAGATTTCCAAGACCGAACTGAAGGTCGGTGAGTGGTTCGCCGTACTGCCGATCCTGCGTGCAGACGACGGTCGCTCGCTGCCGCAAACTTTCCAGGGTGCCCAGGTCACTTCCAACGAGATCGACGGCCTGACCCTGTACGGCGGCCAGTTCTGGAAGAACAGCCAGCGTCACGATGCCAGCCGCGAAGAAATGGCGTTCAACTCGGGCACCCCTGCCGGTCTCGTCAAGGGTGATGACTTCAACTTCGCCGGTGGTGAGTACCGTTTCAACGGCAACAACACCATGGTCGGCGTCTGGCACGCACGCCTGGAAGACGTCTATCAGCAGAGCTACGTGCAACTGACCCACAGCCAACCGGTCGGTGACTGGGTACTGGGTGCCAACCTTGGCTATGTCACCGGCAAGGAAGAAGGCGCGGCCAAGGCCGGCAATCTGGACAACAAGGTCTATCAGGGCGCACTCACTGCCAAGACCGGCAACAACAGTTTCATGGTTGCCTACCAAAAGCTCAGCGGCGACACCAAGTTCATGCGTATCGACGGCGCCAGCGGCGGCACTCTGGTCAACGACGGCTTCACCAACAGCTATGACAACCCGGAAGAACGCTCCTGGCAGATTCGCCATGACTACAACTTCGCCGGCCTCGGCATTCCGGGTCTGACCTTGATGAACCGCTACGTCAGCGGTAGCAACATCGACGTCTACACCAATGGCGTGAAAACCCGCGAGAACGCCGAGGAATGGGGCCGCGAATCCGAGCTGGCCTATACCATCCAGGAAGGCACGTTGAAGAACCTGAGCATCCGCTGGCGTAACTCCGATGTGCGTCGCGACGCGGGCCAGGATCTGCACGAGAACCGTCTGATCATCAACTATCCGCTGTCGATTCTGTAA
- a CDS encoding M14 family metallopeptidase, whose amino-acid sequence MKISADFDSGNIQVIDASDPQRVLLAMRPDLNSHHFQWFHFQVEGLQPGQRHGFSLTNAGQSAYNRAWDGYQAVASYDQQDWFRVPTRYQDGQLHFELQAEHERVWFAYFEPYPRARHERLIVNALERGAELVASGRSLEGRDIQLLRIGGQTGAPRKLWIIAQQHPGEHMAEWFMEGLIERLQNPQDAEVVALLREAEFYLVPSMNPDGAYRGHLRTNYAGQDLNRAWQSASSERSPEVLFVLQHMRRIGVDLFLDIHGDEEIPHVFTAGCEGNPGYTPRLAALEEDFRSRLVAIGAEFQTRFGYPRDEPGQANLTLACNAVGQAFDCLSFTIEMPFKDHDDSPQPRTGWNGARSQKLGQDVLTVLAQMVGRLR is encoded by the coding sequence ATGAAAATCAGTGCGGATTTCGACAGTGGCAACATCCAGGTCATCGACGCCAGTGACCCGCAGCGCGTCTTGCTGGCCATGCGCCCGGACCTCAATAGCCACCATTTCCAGTGGTTTCACTTTCAGGTCGAGGGCCTCCAGCCAGGGCAACGCCACGGCTTCAGCCTGACCAATGCCGGGCAGTCGGCCTACAACCGCGCCTGGGACGGTTACCAGGCCGTGGCCAGTTACGACCAGCAGGACTGGTTTCGCGTGCCGACCCGTTACCAGGACGGTCAGCTGCACTTCGAGTTGCAGGCCGAGCATGAACGTGTCTGGTTCGCTTATTTCGAGCCCTACCCGCGAGCGCGGCATGAACGTTTGATTGTTAACGCGCTGGAGCGCGGCGCTGAACTGGTGGCCAGCGGCAGAAGCCTGGAAGGCCGTGATATCCAGTTGCTGCGTATCGGTGGCCAGACAGGCGCGCCGCGCAAACTATGGATCATCGCCCAACAACATCCGGGCGAGCACATGGCCGAATGGTTCATGGAAGGACTGATCGAGCGCCTGCAGAACCCGCAGGATGCCGAGGTTGTCGCCTTGCTGCGCGAGGCCGAGTTCTATCTGGTGCCGAGCATGAACCCGGACGGCGCCTATCGCGGTCACCTGCGCACCAACTATGCCGGGCAGGACCTCAATCGTGCCTGGCAGTCCGCCAGCTCCGAGCGCAGCCCCGAGGTGCTGTTCGTGCTGCAGCATATGCGACGTATTGGCGTCGACCTGTTCCTCGACATTCATGGCGACGAGGAAATTCCTCATGTGTTCACCGCCGGTTGCGAAGGCAATCCGGGCTACACCCCACGGCTGGCAGCGTTGGAAGAAGACTTCCGCAGTCGTCTGGTTGCTATCGGCGCCGAGTTCCAGACCCGTTTCGGTTATCCGCGTGATGAGCCGGGCCAGGCCAACCTGACCCTGGCCTGCAACGCCGTCGGCCAGGCCTTCGATTGCCTGTCGTTCACCATCGAGATGCCGTTCAAGGACCATGACGATAGTCCGCAGCCACGCACCGGCTGGAATGGCGCGCGCTCGCAGAAGCTGGGGCAGGATGTGTTGACCGTGCTGGCGCAGATGGTCGGGCGTTTGCGCTGA
- a CDS encoding tetratricopeptide repeat protein: MPSPINLRHATTALVALALLAGCAGREPDSSAPEEQPQVDQPITQTEQDQLRQQAQRGDLESQFQLGSSYFVGQPEKNIKQAEYWWKQAADKGHSMAAVSLAYLYTGRDAPEFANQRDMLKYLNQSAAAGNPMAQHVLGNLYRRGEGGVARDPDQAQRLYQSACQQNYELSCTALGRQ, translated from the coding sequence ATGCCCAGCCCGATCAACCTGCGTCACGCCACCACCGCCCTGGTCGCTCTCGCGCTACTGGCGGGCTGCGCCGGGCGTGAACCCGATTCCAGCGCGCCGGAAGAACAGCCGCAGGTCGACCAGCCCATCACCCAGACCGAACAAGACCAACTGCGCCAGCAAGCCCAACGCGGTGATCTGGAAAGCCAGTTCCAGCTCGGCAGCAGCTATTTCGTCGGCCAGCCGGAAAAGAACATCAAGCAAGCCGAGTACTGGTGGAAGCAGGCCGCAGACAAGGGTCACTCCATGGCTGCGGTCAGTCTTGCCTACCTCTATACCGGGCGTGACGCACCGGAGTTTGCCAACCAGCGCGACATGCTCAAGTACCTCAACCAGTCAGCCGCTGCAGGCAACCCGATGGCGCAGCATGTGCTGGGCAACCTTTACCGACGCGGCGAAGGCGGCGTAGCACGTGACCCCGACCAGGCCCAGCGCCTGTACCAGAGTGCCTGCCAGCAGAACTACGAGCTCTCCTGCACGGCGCTGGGTCGTCAGTAA
- a CDS encoding YybH family protein — MLWCRCASRGARHTRRIGRPAWKCAAAKGVSNRTSRRSFTAEGDLGVTHYLLHCGGTNDKGELETCWMRVTQCLRRRGSRWLIFHEHFSAPCDMESGNALFD; from the coding sequence ATGCTGTGGTGCCGCTGCGCTTCCAGGGGCGCCCGGCATACCAGGCGCATTGGCAGGCCTGCATGGAAATGTGCAGCGGCGAAGGGCGTTTCGAACCGCACGAGCCGACGTTCGTTCACCGCCGAGGGCGATCTTGGCGTCACTCATTACCTGCTGCACTGCGGCGGCACCAATGACAAGGGCGAACTGGAAACCTGCTGGATGCGCGTGACTCAGTGCCTGCGCCGCCGAGGCAGTCGCTGGCTGATCTTCCACGAGCACTTCTCCGCGCCTTGTGATATGGAAAGCGGCAATGCGCTGTTCGACTAG
- a CDS encoding UTRA domain-containing protein, whose product MREDAPRAVTIICRALQEQIDRGLLPSGSKLPAERKLSELFDTTRITLREALGQLEAQGLVYREERRGWFVSPTRVAYNPLVRTHFHAMVAEQGRVPATDVLSARLMPAPAQICQVLELPALSSVYQVCRARRIDGRLVLYVEHYLNPAYFPGILEFDLTRSLTDLYACEYGIHYGRVRFDMVPTALHAEAAASLKVAPGSPALRITRVNRDQHGRIIDCDLEFWRHDAIHVSVEVPE is encoded by the coding sequence ATGCGCGAAGACGCGCCACGTGCTGTCACCATCATCTGCCGCGCGTTGCAGGAGCAGATCGACCGGGGCTTGTTGCCCTCTGGCAGCAAGTTGCCGGCCGAGCGCAAGCTCAGTGAGTTGTTCGATACCACGCGCATTACCCTGCGCGAGGCGCTCGGTCAGTTGGAGGCGCAGGGGCTGGTCTATCGCGAGGAGCGCCGTGGCTGGTTCGTTTCACCTACGCGGGTGGCCTACAACCCCCTGGTGCGCACCCACTTTCATGCCATGGTCGCCGAGCAGGGGCGAGTGCCGGCTACCGACGTCCTGAGTGCGCGCTTGATGCCGGCCCCCGCGCAGATCTGCCAGGTGCTGGAGTTGCCGGCGTTGTCGAGCGTCTATCAGGTGTGCCGCGCACGGCGTATCGATGGACGTCTGGTGCTGTATGTCGAGCACTATCTGAATCCGGCCTACTTCCCCGGCATTCTCGAGTTCGACCTGACGCGTTCGCTGACCGACCTCTATGCCTGCGAGTACGGCATTCATTATGGCCGCGTGCGTTTCGACATGGTGCCCACTGCGCTACATGCCGAGGCCGCTGCCAGCCTCAAGGTGGCGCCGGGCAGTCCGGCGTTGCGCATCACCCGGGTCAACCGCGACCAGCACGGGCGCATCATCGACTGCGACCTGGAGTTCTGGCGCCACGACGCCATTCACGTCAGCGTCGAAGTCCCCGAGTAG
- a CDS encoding ABC transporter substrate-binding protein yields the protein MKQLLLASLMGSAIALATSAMAEGTDLQALEQAARAEGVVNSVGMPDSWANWKDTWADLAKLYGLKHQDTDMSSAQEIAKFAAEKDNATADIGDVGAAFGPIAVQQGVTQPYKPSTWEQIPSWAKDADGHWMLAYTGSIAFIVNKQLVKDVPKSWADLKNGKYRVAIGDVSAAAQAVNGVLAAAIANGGDEKNIQPGLDFFAAIAEQGRLSLSNPTIQTLEKGEVEVGIVWDFNGLSYRDQIDPNRFEVLIPSDGSVISGYTTIINKYAKNPNAAKLAREYILSDAGQINLAKGNARPIRAEHLTLPAEVQAKLLPNEQYAKVKPIADATAWEATSKALPQMWQENVIINME from the coding sequence ATGAAACAACTGCTGCTGGCTTCACTGATGGGTTCGGCCATCGCCCTGGCGACTTCCGCCATGGCCGAAGGCACCGACTTGCAGGCACTGGAACAGGCTGCACGCGCCGAAGGCGTGGTGAATAGCGTGGGTATGCCCGACAGCTGGGCCAACTGGAAAGACACCTGGGCGGATCTGGCCAAGCTCTATGGCCTCAAGCATCAGGACACCGACATGAGCTCGGCACAGGAGATCGCCAAGTTCGCCGCCGAGAAGGACAATGCCACCGCCGATATTGGTGACGTCGGCGCCGCCTTTGGTCCCATCGCCGTGCAACAGGGCGTGACCCAGCCGTACAAGCCGAGCACCTGGGAGCAGATCCCGAGCTGGGCCAAGGACGCCGATGGCCACTGGATGCTGGCCTACACCGGCTCCATCGCCTTCATCGTCAACAAGCAACTGGTCAAGGATGTACCGAAATCCTGGGCCGACCTGAAGAACGGCAAGTACCGTGTCGCCATCGGTGACGTCAGCGCTGCAGCCCAGGCCGTGAACGGCGTGCTGGCTGCCGCCATCGCCAACGGTGGTGACGAGAAAAACATCCAACCGGGCCTGGACTTCTTCGCTGCCATCGCCGAGCAGGGCCGCCTGTCGCTGTCCAACCCGACCATCCAGACCCTGGAGAAGGGTGAAGTGGAAGTCGGCATCGTCTGGGACTTCAACGGCCTGTCCTACCGCGACCAGATCGACCCCAACCGCTTCGAGGTGCTGATCCCGTCCGATGGTTCGGTGATCTCCGGCTACACCACCATCATCAACAAGTACGCCAAGAACCCCAACGCGGCCAAGCTGGCGCGTGAGTACATCCTCTCCGACGCCGGCCAGATCAACCTGGCCAAAGGCAATGCCCGACCGATCCGCGCCGAGCACCTGACCCTGCCGGCCGAGGTGCAGGCCAAGCTGCTGCCCAACGAGCAGTACGCCAAGGTCAAGCCAATCGCCGACGCGACTGCCTGGGAGGCCACCTCCAAGGCACTGCCACAGATGTGGCAAGAGAACGTGATCATCAATATGGAATAA
- a CDS encoding alkaline phosphatase family protein has product MPSKVILVVLDGLSHSVAQHTMGHLHAWCDAGRAAFYRLDCELPALSRPLYEAILTGVRPIDSGIVHNDVSRLSRERSLFHYARDAGLSTAAAAYHWVSELYNRSPFVAVRDRHTCDESLPIQHGHFYYADHYPDSHLFVDAESLRLQHTPDLLLVHPMNIDDAGHKHGLDSSQYRNAARMADVLLADYLQNWIDAGYQVLVTADHGMNVDRSHNGLLPEERQVPLFVIGDAFSLDANARPRQLELCGSICQLLGVPHDKPYCAELLK; this is encoded by the coding sequence ATGCCTTCCAAGGTCATCCTCGTCGTGCTCGACGGCCTCAGCCACTCGGTCGCACAACACACCATGGGCCATCTGCACGCCTGGTGCGACGCCGGGCGCGCGGCCTTCTACCGCCTCGACTGCGAGCTGCCGGCGCTGTCGCGCCCGCTCTACGAGGCCATCCTCACTGGCGTGCGCCCCATCGACAGCGGCATCGTGCACAACGATGTTTCGCGCCTGTCGCGCGAACGCAGCCTCTTTCATTACGCCCGCGATGCCGGTCTGAGCACCGCCGCCGCGGCCTATCATTGGGTCAGCGAGCTGTACAACCGCTCGCCCTTCGTCGCCGTGCGCGACCGGCATACCTGCGATGAATCGCTGCCGATCCAGCATGGCCACTTCTATTACGCCGACCACTACCCGGACTCGCACCTGTTCGTCGACGCCGAGAGCCTGCGTTTGCAGCACACGCCAGACCTGCTGCTGGTGCACCCGATGAACATCGACGACGCCGGCCACAAGCACGGCCTGGACAGTTCCCAGTATCGCAACGCCGCACGGATGGCCGACGTCCTGCTGGCGGACTACCTGCAGAACTGGATCGATGCCGGCTATCAGGTGCTGGTCACCGCCGACCACGGCATGAACGTCGACCGTTCGCACAATGGCCTGCTGCCGGAAGAGCGCCAGGTGCCACTGTTCGTCATCGGTGATGCCTTCAGCCTCGATGCCAATGCGCGCCCACGCCAGCTCGAGCTGTGCGGCAGCATCTGCCAGTTGCTCGGTGTCCCGCACGACAAACCCTACTGCGCGGAGTTGCTGAAATGA
- a CDS encoding ABC transporter permease has product MSAPPSLRRWLPLLCLLPFTLFFVVFQVAPLVWVAVNSLNSPAGWGLGNFEKIFASRFYMQAIKHSLEIAFWSSLFGMAIAILGSYSLRQVDSKLRDFVIAFSNMTSNFSGVPLAFAFIILLGFNGALTLLLIQLGLIESFNLYSKNGLIVLYTYFQIPLGVLLLYPAFDALRQDWRESAALLGAGTWDFWRHIGLPVLTPALLGTFVILLANALGAYATVYYLTTGNFNVLPIRIAAMVSGDISLDPNLASALSMILVGLMVLITAVHQLLLKRSQHVTR; this is encoded by the coding sequence ATGAGCGCGCCACCCTCCCTGCGTCGCTGGCTGCCGCTGTTGTGCCTGCTGCCCTTCACCCTGTTCTTCGTGGTGTTCCAGGTGGCGCCGCTGGTGTGGGTGGCGGTCAACAGTCTGAACAGCCCCGCTGGCTGGGGCCTGGGCAATTTCGAGAAGATCTTCGCCTCCAGGTTCTATATGCAGGCGATAAAACACAGCCTGGAAATCGCCTTCTGGTCGAGCCTGTTTGGCATGGCCATCGCCATCCTCGGTAGCTACTCGCTGCGTCAGGTGGACTCGAAGCTGCGCGATTTCGTCATCGCCTTCTCCAACATGACCAGCAACTTTTCCGGGGTGCCGCTGGCCTTCGCCTTCATCATCCTGCTCGGCTTCAACGGCGCGCTGACCCTGCTGCTGATCCAGCTTGGCCTGATCGAGAGCTTCAACCTCTACTCGAAGAACGGCCTGATCGTGCTCTACACCTATTTCCAGATTCCGCTCGGCGTGCTGCTGCTCTACCCGGCCTTCGATGCCCTGCGCCAGGACTGGCGTGAGTCCGCAGCCTTGCTCGGCGCCGGCACCTGGGACTTCTGGCGCCATATCGGCCTGCCGGTGCTGACCCCGGCCCTGCTCGGCACCTTCGTCATCCTCCTGGCCAATGCTCTGGGCGCCTACGCCACGGTGTATTACCTGACCACCGGCAACTTCAACGTACTGCCGATCCGCATCGCGGCGATGGTCTCCGGCGACATCTCGCTGGACCCGAATCTGGCCAGCGCCCTGTCGATGATCCTGGTCGGGCTGATGGTGCTGATCACCGCCGTCCACCAGTTGCTGCTGAAAAGGAGCCAGCATGTCACGCGCTAA
- a CDS encoding ABC transporter permease: MKAPTASLYHRIVVWLLFLILLLPLAGTLLYSLSTSWSATILPDGLTLKWYAALWSDERFLRAFGQSLLVCFGALALSVVLILPLMFVVHYHFPKLDTLMNVLILLPFAVPPVVSSVGLLQLYGSGPLAMTGTPWILLGCYFTIALPFMYRAIANNLQAINLRDLMDAAHLLGASTWKAAFLVVLPNLRKGLMVSLFLSFSFLFGEFVFANMLVGTRYETLQVYLNNMRNSSGHFNSALVISYFFFVLVFTWAANRLNRDKA; the protein is encoded by the coding sequence GTGAAAGCCCCCACCGCCAGCCTTTACCACCGCATCGTGGTCTGGCTGCTGTTCCTCATCCTGCTGCTGCCGCTGGCCGGTACCCTGCTTTACTCGCTATCCACCAGTTGGTCGGCGACCATCCTGCCGGACGGCCTGACGCTGAAGTGGTACGCCGCGCTGTGGAGTGATGAGCGCTTCCTGCGCGCCTTCGGCCAGTCGCTACTGGTGTGCTTCGGCGCCCTGGCGCTATCGGTGGTGCTGATCCTGCCGCTGATGTTCGTGGTGCATTACCACTTCCCCAAGCTCGACACGCTGATGAACGTACTGATCCTGCTGCCGTTCGCCGTGCCGCCGGTGGTGTCCTCGGTGGGCCTGCTGCAGCTCTACGGCTCCGGGCCGCTGGCGATGACTGGCACGCCGTGGATTCTGCTTGGCTGCTACTTCACCATTGCCCTGCCGTTCATGTACCGCGCCATCGCCAACAACCTGCAGGCGATCAACCTGCGCGACCTGATGGACGCCGCTCACCTGCTCGGCGCCAGTACCTGGAAGGCGGCCTTCCTGGTGGTGCTGCCGAACCTGCGCAAGGGCCTGATGGTGTCGTTGTTCCTCTCCTTCAGCTTCCTGTTCGGCGAGTTCGTCTTCGCCAACATGCTGGTGGGCACCCGCTATGAAACCCTGCAGGTGTACCTGAACAACATGCGCAACAGCAGCGGCCACTTCAACAGTGCGCTGGTGATTTCCTACTTCTTCTTCGTCCTGGTATTCACCTGGGCGGCCAACCGTTTGAACAGGGACAAGGCATGA
- a CDS encoding ABC transporter ATP-binding protein, with amino-acid sequence MSLLSIHNLHKSYGDTRIFSDINCEIGQGEFVTLLGPSGCGKSTLLRCIAGLTDVDGGQINLGGEDLVPLPPQKRGIGMVFQSYALFPNMSVAQNVAFGLRMQKVARDESEQRVREALAMVELGDFAARYPHQLSGGQCQRVALARSLVTRPRLLLLDEPLSALDARIRKHLREQIRAIQQELNLTTIFVTHDQEEALTMSDRIFLMNAGQIVQSGDAETLYTAPVDAFAAGFIGNYNLLEADAASRLLLRPVNSRVAIRPEAIQIGGVGIEGTIVSHSLLGNVVRYRVEARGVQLLVDVLNRSAADLHHNGQSVSLAIGADAIREVA; translated from the coding sequence ATGAGCTTGCTGAGCATCCATAACCTGCATAAAAGCTACGGCGACACCCGTATCTTCAGCGACATCAACTGCGAGATCGGCCAGGGCGAGTTCGTCACCCTGCTCGGCCCCTCCGGCTGCGGCAAGTCCACCCTGCTGCGTTGCATCGCCGGGCTGACCGACGTCGACGGCGGGCAGATCAATCTCGGTGGCGAAGACCTGGTGCCGCTGCCGCCGCAAAAACGCGGTATCGGCATGGTGTTCCAGAGCTATGCGCTGTTCCCCAACATGAGCGTGGCGCAGAACGTCGCCTTCGGCCTGCGCATGCAGAAAGTGGCCAGGGACGAAAGCGAGCAGCGCGTGCGCGAGGCACTGGCCATGGTCGAGCTGGGCGACTTCGCCGCGCGCTATCCGCATCAGCTCTCCGGCGGCCAATGTCAGCGCGTGGCCCTGGCCCGCTCACTGGTCACCCGTCCACGCCTGCTGTTGCTCGACGAGCCGTTGTCGGCTCTCGATGCACGTATCCGCAAACACCTGCGCGAACAGATCCGCGCCATCCAGCAGGAACTGAACCTGACCACCATCTTCGTCACTCACGATCAGGAAGAAGCGCTGACCATGAGCGATCGTATTTTCCTGATGAATGCCGGCCAGATCGTCCAGAGCGGCGACGCCGAAACTCTCTACACCGCGCCGGTGGATGCCTTCGCCGCCGGGTTCATCGGCAACTACAACCTGCTCGAGGCCGATGCCGCCAGCCGCCTGTTGCTGCGCCCGGTCAACAGCCGTGTAGCGATCCGCCCGGAGGCGATCCAGATCGGTGGGGTGGGAATCGAAGGCACCATTGTCAGCCACAGCCTGCTGGGTAACGTCGTGCGCTACCGGGTCGAGGCCCGCGGCGTGCAACTGCTGGTGGACGTGCTCAATCGCTCCGCCGCCGACCTGCACCACAATGGCCAGAGTGTCAGCCTGGCCATTGGTGCCGATGCAATCCGGGAGGTGGCGTGA
- a CDS encoding HAD family hydrolase encodes MALAIFDLDETLIHGDCASLWTQEMVKIGWADGDSFLAHEQELMRQYAAGTLAMEDYMAFTLSPLVGRTPEEVAHVVEPFVEDVIEPIFYSDASRTLATHRAAGDRLLVISASAHFLVSAIAERFGIDEVLAIDLELQHGFYSGRTEGVLTYREGKVTRLHAWLAEQNESLVGASFYSDSRNDLPLLQLVDKPFTVNPDPTLRAHAEQAGWPILNWR; translated from the coding sequence ATGGCCCTGGCGATTTTCGACCTCGACGAAACCCTGATTCACGGCGATTGCGCCAGCCTGTGGACACAGGAAATGGTCAAGATCGGCTGGGCCGATGGCGACTCCTTCCTGGCCCACGAGCAGGAGCTGATGCGCCAATACGCCGCCGGCACCCTGGCCATGGAGGACTACATGGCCTTCACCCTGTCGCCGCTGGTTGGCCGCACGCCCGAGGAGGTCGCCCATGTGGTCGAGCCCTTCGTCGAGGACGTGATCGAGCCGATCTTCTACAGCGACGCCAGCCGCACCCTGGCCACGCACCGCGCCGCCGGCGACCGCTTGCTGGTGATCTCCGCCTCGGCGCATTTTCTGGTAAGCGCCATCGCCGAACGCTTCGGCATCGACGAGGTGCTGGCCATCGATTTGGAGCTGCAGCATGGCTTCTACAGTGGTCGCACCGAAGGCGTACTGACCTATCGCGAAGGCAAGGTGACACGTCTGCATGCCTGGCTTGCCGAGCAGAACGAAAGCCTCGTTGGCGCCAGTTTCTACTCCGACTCGCGCAACGACCTACCGCTGCTGCAGTTGGTCGACAAGCCCTTCACCGTCAACCCCGACCCGACTCTGCGCGCCCATGCTGAGCAGGCTGGCTGGCCGATTCTCAATTGGCGCTGA
- a CDS encoding LysR substrate-binding domain-containing protein, with amino-acid sequence MLDPVLLRSFLTVVQTGGFTRAAASLHLTQSTVSQQVRRLEEQLGAELLDRSGRYVVTTTEGERLLGYANRIVALMDEAMLALGQSAVEGEVRLGVPDDFAANSLTPYLADFADAHPGIRLEITSGLSHDVWRAFNAGELDLALIKQRAGSAKGLASWAEPVAWLDSRARPVLARNPVPLAVFPPNGLYRLEMTHALDAMGKPWRIAYVSSSLPGVSAAAEGGLGLTLLPRRLITAAHRELGEAEGFAPVAPVEVALHSRNQLPGYARELAAALIEACEGIMSQ; translated from the coding sequence ATGCTCGATCCGGTGTTATTACGCAGTTTTCTGACCGTTGTGCAGACCGGTGGCTTCACCCGCGCCGCTGCCAGCCTGCACCTGACCCAGTCCACGGTCAGCCAGCAGGTGCGGCGCCTGGAGGAGCAGCTCGGCGCCGAGTTGCTTGATCGCAGTGGCCGCTACGTAGTGACCACCACCGAGGGTGAACGCCTGCTGGGTTACGCCAACCGCATCGTCGCACTGATGGACGAAGCCATGTTGGCGCTGGGGCAAAGTGCGGTGGAGGGCGAGGTGCGCCTCGGCGTGCCGGACGATTTCGCCGCCAACAGCCTGACCCCTTATCTGGCCGATTTCGCCGACGCGCATCCGGGCATTCGCCTGGAGATCACCAGCGGTCTCAGTCATGACGTCTGGCGCGCGTTCAATGCCGGCGAACTGGACCTGGCGTTGATCAAGCAGCGCGCCGGCAGTGCCAAGGGCCTGGCCAGCTGGGCTGAGCCGGTGGCCTGGCTCGACAGCCGAGCGCGCCCGGTGCTGGCGCGTAACCCCGTGCCGCTGGCGGTATTCCCACCCAACGGCCTGTATCGCCTGGAGATGACTCACGCGCTGGATGCCATGGGCAAGCCCTGGCGTATCGCCTATGTCAGCAGCAGTTTGCCCGGCGTCAGCGCCGCGGCCGAAGGTGGCCTGGGCCTGACCCTGCTGCCGCGCCGGTTGATCACCGCTGCGCACCGCGAACTGGGTGAGGCCGAAGGCTTCGCCCCGGTGGCGCCGGTGGAAGTGGCCTTGCATTCGCGCAACCAGTTGCCCGGCTATGCACGGGAACTGGCGGCGGCGTTGATCGAGGCCTGCGAAGGGATCATGAGCCAATAG